In Sus scrofa isolate TJ Tabasco breed Duroc chromosome 14, Sscrofa11.1, whole genome shotgun sequence, the sequence TGGttgaattttccatattttttaatacaCATAGTGTGTTTCAAACTCCCCTACTAGGCTCTGAGGACAGGGAAATTCATAAGGCACAACTGCTGCCCTTGGTCACAGCTCTCTGTCACCTAGGATTGCAGATgtgtaaacattttaatataagtGTGGAGGCCTGTAGTTATACATACAGAGGTTAGTATTTCAGAGCTGGTTACCGACTGTAACAGTGGCACCAAGGAGAAACTGAGCAGCTGTGCTGAGTGAAGACATAACCTCTTCTAAGGAATGACCTTGAGCTGCATCTAGAAGGATGAATTCAGAGGTTTACCAGGGAGATGAGCAGGGTTAAGGTGTCTGAGACACCGGGAATACAAATGCAGAGCATGAACCATTGCAGCACACTGGTCCAACAACAGAGTGACAGCTGGAGTCATTTAAACCAAACAGTAAGAAGCAACATGGTGGAAACAGACAAATTCATTGTTGTAGACAGCCTCCTAAGGCAAAGAGGAGATTGGACTTCTTCCCATAGATGATGGGAAGGCTAAGaggatcagatttgtgttttagaagGATAAGAGTTTGGAGGATGGATATAATAAGGAAGATGAGTCCAGAGGCAGGAATGACTCTCATATTCCTGACAAGCGGTAATGGGCTCCAGGTAACATAGCAGCTCTGACAGGCTACCTATGGGAGAGGGTGGACCCCAGCAAGACCAGGACTTGGTGTGGGTAGGGGGAAGGGAGGGCCCTCCGGGAGGGCCCTCCCCTCTGATGACGAACAGGTTTCAGTTTTGGAGACTTCAGCTGGGTGCCCTGGCAATGGTATTTGTGAGCACAGCAAGTAGGATCCTTTGTTTTGGACAGGTCAGATCTGTTGTGCTGTGGGACACAGGTGGTGATGAGCAGTGAGCTGCATGAACCCACAGTTCAGGCAAGCAGTCTAGACCCGGGGCAGAGTTGGGCCGTAAGACCCGGGGAGTTCCTGCCCTGCCTCCTCAGCTTCATCTCCTCTGGCTCCCACCCACTCAGGAGCCCAGGCAGTCGAATTTCCAGCCAAACTTCCTGCCTTGTTAAAGCTTTCCCTTGATTCAAGTTCTTAGCGCCAGATGTCCTGCCAGCTCTCCGTGCAGATGTTCTTTTCAGGTGGATTGAGGACATTAAGCAATGGTCATGGTATCTGAGGATCCCCTCTTGAGCTGGTTGTTTTTGGCCATTGAATCTCTGGACTCCACCCAAGTCTTATTAATAAACATCTGTAAAATCAAATGCTACATGACAGCTTCTCAATATCCTGTTTCAGATGCAGAGGTCCCAAGCAATGAAGCGTTTCAGTTTCAGCCCCCGCTGCCCCCTGGCACTCCTCCCCCTCTACCCCAGGGCACCCCTCCACCCACCTTCACCCCTCCGCTCCCCAAGGGCACCCCACCACTGACTCCCAGTGACTCACCCCAGACCAGAGCGGCGTCTGTGACTATGGATGAGGACGCACTGACTTTGGAGGAACTTGAAGAACAGCAGAGGCGGATATGGGCGGCCCTGGAGCAGGCCGAGAGCGTCAACAGTGATTCTGACATTCCCGTTGACACACCTCTAACTGGGAATTCGGTTGCCTCTTCACCTTGTCCGAATGAGCTCGAGCTCCCTGCCCTGGaggaaaaaccatctgagaagcAGATGCCAGATGAGGCTGAGGTACCAGACACGTGTACAAAGAAATCAGAGGTTGAACAGTGCTCGAGTCCAGATTCTGAGGCTGCCTTGCTCgaccagaaggaaaaggaagcttCTGCTCAGGTCAGCTGCAAAGATGCTCCCCTTGGTAATGGCAGCGTCAAGTCAAACTGTGCCATCAGCAATGGAGGTGGCAGCCAGAAGCTCCTTCACGTGGACACCAGTCCTGCCACGGCCCCTAAAATCCACAGTCCCATCCCTGACATGAGCAAGTTTGCAACCGGAATAACGCCGTTCGAGTTTGAGAACATGGCAGAATCTACTGGAATGTACCTCAGGATAAGAAACTTGTTAAAGAACTCACCTCGAAaccagcaaaaaaacaaaaaaacttctgaaTAACTGACAAAATACCAAGAGCTATTTAATTATCTATAACTGTGCATTCCGGTGATTAGTTCTAGGTGGACAGGTGGAGTTGTTCTCCTCCTTGTCCCTCTCATGTTGAAAAATCTATCCAAGGCTTAATCGTGGTCTAAAGTCAGGCCTCTTTTAAAGAACGGAAAAACTGGGCTTGCTGgtttactatattttattctcACTGATAAAAACTCAAGAGGGAGATGTAAGTATGGTTTAGAGATAGTTAAGGTTTCTACTATTTTTGAATCGTGAGTGTCTGTCAAGAGTGGTgatttttatctgtcttttgtATATTGTTTTCCCTTTCTACATTTTGCTAATTATCCTGTATGTAAGTTTaatatatcactttttaaaagaaaaaaaccctaaccatttaaaattcatatttcaaCTCTGAcaaccaaatgagaaaaatcaggGATGAACAGCTTTATCCCATTTGGGGTATTTTTGTAAGTAATTTACATGCATCAATTTTAATAacacttttacttttttgtaatttcattcttcatATAAGCTTGCTATACAGGTATGTTCATCTTTGTGTACAAAGTTTAATAAATTAGTTTTCATATACATAATCTAAGActttgaatacaaaaaaaaaaaagactcacaatTAAATTAGTATATACAACCTTGTAAGTTTAGAAGTAAACTATGTGATTGCAAAAATTAGTGGTAGCAAGGGAAATATATGAAATTTCAAGTTTGGGTATTTTCAATGAATTTCAGCCTTTAATATAAAAACAGCAGAATCTTTTAAAgtagttattttgaaaaaaaataaatggagggcAGCTAGCCTTTgtgcaaaaataattttctagattTGAATCCTATgatcattaaaaacagaaagacataAATTGTGTTTaattatcatatacatatataagataGAGCTGAAactatgttttttgtctttatgtggAATGCCATTACAACTTTATAGTCAAGtccatgaaaataaacatttagaagATCATGAATTATTAGTTTTAGGTAGTGTTATTCTGCTCTCGGGCCAGCAGAGGGAGCAAAATATAACCATTCCAGGTTTAGTTTTCATTTGGGGAACTTGAATAACCAAATTTACTGTTCTATAAACaataaagggaaggaaaattatatgaaaaaggGAGATTTATTTTCAAGGCTCTCACAGAACATCttagaaatggaataaaatgtttACTACCCTTGGCTTTTTTTCTCTGAGTTAAAGTCCATAATAAAACTGATCTCTTACAGTAGTTTACATAGTGCCTTTACGTGCATTATCTCACTCAACATTTCTGTCAGGTAAATGTATTATCACCACTTATGTATATAACAAGGAAACTTCAGCAGCATAGAGAGGTTAATGGGGCTTGTCAGCATTCAGGAGGTGGTTGttgaggacttccctggtggcccagtggttaaggatcccacatggtcactgct encodes:
- the ZCCHC8 gene encoding zinc finger CCHC domain-containing protein 8 isoform X2, with amino-acid sequence MKDCPMPRNAARISEKRKEYMDACGETNNQNFQQRYHAEEVEERFGRFKPGVISEELQDALGVTDKSLPPFIYRMRQLGYPPGWLKEAELENSGLALYDGKDGADGETEAGEVQQNKSVTYDLSKLVNYPGFNISTPRGIPDEWRMFGSIPMQACQQKDVFASYLTSNFQAPSVRSNSKRASSQSSPSSPKKQKKEGSLAASPADMELDSDAEVPSNEAFQFQPPLPPGTPPPLPQGTPPPTFTPPLPKGTPPLTPSDSPQTRAASVTMDEDALTLEELEEQQRRIWAALEQAESVNSDSDIPVDTPLTGNSVASSPCPNELELPALEEKPSEKQMPDEAEVPDTCTKKSEVEQCSSPDSEAALLDQKEKEASAQVSCKDAPLGNGSVKSNCAISNGGGSQKLLHVDTSPATAPKIHSPIPDMSKFATGITPFEFENMAESTGMYLRIRNLLKNSPRNQQKNKKTSE